A window from Tachyglossus aculeatus isolate mTacAcu1 chromosome 20, mTacAcu1.pri, whole genome shotgun sequence encodes these proteins:
- the CCDC90B gene encoding coiled-coil domain-containing protein 90B, mitochondrial isoform X1, giving the protein MRVGWAGRLLGAVGPPARARGLARATAPLKSYDTRQVDITPLEQRKLTFDTHALVRELETHGFEKVQAETIVSALTALSNVSLDTIYKEMVTQAQQEITLQQLMAHLDSIRKDMVILEKSEFANLRAENEKMKIELDQVKQQLINETSRIRAENKLDINLERSRVTDLFTDQEKKLMEATTEFTKKDTHTKSVISETSNKIDTEIASLKTLMESNKLETIRYLAASVFTCLAIALGFYRFWK; this is encoded by the exons ATGAGGGTCGGCTGGGCTGGCCGGCTTCTCGGAGCGGTtggccccccggcccgggccagAG GCCTGGCCAGGGCCACGGCCCCCCTCAAGTCCTACGACACGCGGCAAGTGGACATCACCCCTCTGGAGCAGCGCAAGCTGACGTTCGACACCCACGCGCTGGTGAGAGAGCTGGAGACTCACG gCTTTGAAAAGGTCCAAGCAGAAACCATCGTGTCCGCGCTGACCGCCCTGTCGAACGTCAGCCTCGACACGATCTACAAGGAGATGGTCACCCAGGCTCAGCAG gaaataaccctgcAGCAGTTAATGGCCCACTTGGACTCCATCCGCAAAGACATGGTCATCCTGGAGAAGAGCGAGTTCGCCAACCTGAGGGCCGAGAATGAG AAAATGAAAATTGAGTTGGACCAAGTTAAACAGCAGCTGATA AACGAGACGAGTCGAATCCGAGCAGAAAACAAACTGGATATTaacctggagaggagcagggtgacagatCTG TTTACAGATCAGGAGAAAAAACTCATGGAGGCAACCACGGAATTTACCAAAAAG GATACCCACACCAAAAGTGTTATTTCGGAGACGAGTAACAAAATAGATACCGAAATTGCTTCTTTAAAGACGCTGATGGAATCCAATAAACTCGAGACCATTCGTTACCTGGCAG